One Kineococcus aurantiacus genomic window carries:
- a CDS encoding phosphatase domain-containing protein: MHRAARIEDAVKGLVGSRLRRRGYHARALAYPGYGGPGWVRVFGRVLLGREGTLQETERDEARSVRGWRNFLTVPVAGAAVTVRIGGHERVVHTSRDGYVDERVEVDLPPGTHEVVLTVGPESFDPGTLPPDVELVEDDTEGGAERPEDSAVRHSGTAPVVVVGPDPVTGLLSDIDDTVVVTRLPRPLVAAWNSFVLDERARVPVNGMAELYRQVVAENPGAPVLYLSTGAWNAAPTLTRFLRRSGYPDGPLLLTDWGPTNTGWFRDGSAHKRGSLARLAQELPQVRWLLVGDDGQHDPTLYAEFLAAAPERVAGVGIRRLTPAEQLLAGGHPLASAATPESSPVPWVTGDDGYEILHRWYRAGILQAP, from the coding sequence CTGCACCGGGCCGCGCGCATCGAGGACGCCGTCAAGGGCCTGGTGGGGTCCCGGCTGCGCCGGCGCGGCTACCACGCCCGCGCGCTGGCCTACCCCGGCTACGGCGGCCCCGGCTGGGTGCGGGTCTTCGGGCGGGTGCTGCTGGGCCGGGAGGGCACCCTCCAGGAGACCGAGCGCGACGAGGCCCGCAGCGTGCGGGGCTGGCGCAACTTCCTCACCGTCCCGGTGGCCGGAGCGGCGGTCACCGTGCGCATCGGCGGCCACGAACGGGTGGTGCACACCAGCCGCGACGGGTACGTCGACGAGCGCGTCGAGGTGGACCTGCCCCCCGGCACCCACGAGGTGGTCCTGACCGTGGGCCCGGAGTCCTTCGACCCGGGCACCCTGCCGCCGGACGTGGAGCTCGTCGAGGACGACACCGAGGGCGGCGCCGAGCGCCCCGAGGACAGCGCGGTCCGCCACAGCGGGACCGCGCCGGTGGTCGTCGTGGGGCCCGACCCGGTGACGGGGCTGCTGTCGGACATCGACGACACGGTCGTGGTGACCCGCCTGCCGCGGCCGCTGGTGGCGGCGTGGAACTCCTTCGTCCTGGACGAGCGGGCGCGCGTGCCGGTCAACGGGATGGCCGAGCTGTACCGGCAGGTGGTGGCCGAGAACCCCGGCGCGCCGGTGCTGTACCTGTCGACGGGGGCGTGGAACGCGGCGCCGACGCTGACGCGGTTCCTGCGCCGCTCCGGCTACCCCGACGGGCCGCTGCTGCTGACCGACTGGGGCCCGACGAACACGGGCTGGTTCCGCGACGGCTCGGCGCACAAGCGCGGCTCCCTGGCGCGGCTGGCGCAGGAGCTGCCGCAGGTGCGGTGGCTGCTCGTCGGCGACGACGGCCAGCACGACCCGACCCTGTACGCCGAGTTCCTCGCCGCCGCCCCCGAGCGGGTCGCCGGGGTCGGGATCCGCCGCCTGACCCCCGCCGAGCAGCTGCTGGCCGGCGGTCACCCGCTGGCCTCGGCGGCGACGCCGGAGTCCTCCCCCGTGCCGTGGGTCACCGGGGACGACGGCTACGAGATCCTGCACCGCTGGTACCGGGCGGGGATCCTGCAGGCCCCCTGA
- the flhA gene encoding flagellar biosynthesis protein FlhA codes for MRLPNLSQLVVPAGVVSIVLLLVVPLPAALLDFLIALNITLSLIALLMTMFVKRVLDFSVFPSLILVLTLFRLGLNVASTRLVLSNGYAGKVIEAFGHFVISGSLVIGLVIFLILIVIQFVVITKGAERVAEVGARFTLDAMPGKQMAIDADLNAGLIDEATARQRRADVSAEADFYGAMDGGSKFVKGDAIAGIIIVLINLIGGFAIGMVQHGLGPAESIQKYALLSIGDGLVSQVPALLLSVATGLIVTRSTSTGDMGSEAIKQLSSQKLAFQIAGGALIVLALIPSMPKLPFLVIGGAAIFASTRIAKRDKETARQAALAELAPAPVNPGEAAENLLEEMRVDPLEVVLAPDLVDLVDTSGGGDLLERVRALRRKIALELGLVVPPVRTRDSLDLPVSTYAVRISGVEVARGMAPPGQVLALGDNLDGLPGRTTVEPVFGLAGKWIPAELRHQAQLTGATVVDRASVLITHLGELVRTHAPRLLSREDVRSLVEALKRTHPAVVDELTPAVLTLGEVQRVLQAMLDEAVPIRDLARIFEALSLRAKAGSDLDGLVEASRRALGPAVAAVHEQDGVLHVITLDPVLEQQLAESLRPGEHGASLALDALTAEHLVTGSSSCLERAEGQGISAVLVCAPPLRAPLRRLLKVAVGRLHVLSYDDVSNHPRIETVGSVSGVHALAS; via the coding sequence GTGAGACTCCCCAACCTCTCGCAACTGGTGGTCCCCGCGGGGGTCGTCAGCATCGTCCTGCTGCTCGTCGTGCCCCTGCCGGCGGCGCTGCTGGACTTCCTCATCGCCCTCAACATCACGCTCTCGCTCATCGCGCTGCTGATGACGATGTTCGTCAAGCGGGTCCTGGACTTCTCGGTCTTCCCCTCGCTCATCCTGGTGCTCACGCTCTTCCGGCTGGGCCTGAACGTCGCCTCCACGCGGCTGGTCCTGTCCAACGGCTACGCCGGCAAGGTCATCGAGGCCTTCGGCCACTTCGTGATCTCCGGGTCGCTGGTCATCGGCCTGGTGATCTTCCTGATCCTCATCGTCATCCAGTTCGTCGTCATCACCAAGGGCGCCGAGCGCGTCGCCGAGGTCGGGGCCCGCTTCACCCTGGACGCCATGCCCGGCAAGCAGATGGCCATCGACGCCGACCTGAACGCCGGTCTGATCGACGAGGCCACCGCCCGCCAGCGCCGCGCCGACGTCAGCGCCGAGGCGGACTTCTACGGCGCCATGGACGGTGGCTCGAAGTTCGTCAAGGGCGACGCCATCGCCGGCATCATCATCGTGCTGATCAACCTCATCGGCGGCTTCGCCATCGGGATGGTCCAGCACGGCCTGGGCCCGGCCGAGTCGATCCAGAAGTACGCGCTGCTGAGCATCGGCGACGGCCTCGTCTCCCAGGTGCCCGCGCTGCTGCTGTCGGTGGCCACCGGCCTCATCGTCACCCGCTCCACGAGCACCGGGGACATGGGCTCGGAGGCGATCAAGCAGCTGTCCTCGCAGAAGCTGGCCTTCCAGATCGCCGGCGGTGCGCTCATCGTCCTGGCGCTCATCCCGAGCATGCCCAAGCTGCCGTTCCTCGTCATCGGCGGCGCGGCGATCTTCGCCTCCACCCGCATCGCCAAGCGGGACAAGGAGACCGCCCGCCAGGCCGCGCTGGCCGAGCTGGCCCCCGCGCCCGTCAACCCCGGCGAGGCCGCCGAGAACCTCCTCGAGGAGATGCGCGTCGACCCCCTCGAGGTGGTCCTGGCCCCCGACCTCGTCGACCTCGTCGACACCTCCGGCGGTGGCGACCTGCTCGAGCGCGTCCGCGCCCTGCGCCGCAAGATCGCCCTGGAGCTGGGCCTCGTCGTGCCCCCGGTCCGCACCCGCGACTCCCTCGACCTGCCCGTGTCCACCTACGCGGTGCGCATCTCCGGCGTCGAGGTCGCCCGCGGCATGGCCCCGCCCGGGCAGGTCCTGGCCCTGGGCGACAACCTCGACGGCCTGCCCGGCCGCACCACGGTCGAGCCCGTCTTCGGCCTGGCCGGCAAGTGGATCCCCGCCGAGCTGCGCCACCAGGCCCAGCTCACCGGCGCCACCGTCGTCGACCGCGCCAGCGTGCTCATCACCCACCTCGGTGAGCTCGTGCGGACCCACGCCCCGCGCCTGCTGTCCCGCGAGGACGTGCGCTCCCTGGTCGAGGCGCTCAAGCGCACCCACCCCGCCGTCGTCGACGAGCTCACCCCCGCGGTGCTCACCCTCGGCGAGGTCCAGCGCGTCCTGCAGGCCATGCTCGACGAGGCTGTCCCGATCCGGGACCTGGCCCGCATCTTCGAGGCGCTCTCGCTGCGCGCCAAGGCCGGCTCCGACCTCGACGGCCTCGTGGAGGCCTCCCGCCGCGCCCTGGGCCCGGCCGTGGCGGCCGTCCACGAGCAGGACGGCGTCCTGCACGTCATCACGCTGGACCCGGTGCTGGAGCAGCAGCTGGCCGAGTCCCTGCGACCCGGTGAGCACGGCGCCAGCCTCGCCCTGGACGCCCTGACCGCCGAGCACCTGGTGACCGGCTCAAGTTCCTGCCTCGAACGTGCCGAAGGGCAGGGCATCAGCGCGGTCCTGGTGTGCGCACCCCCCCTGCGGGCGCCCCTGCGACGTCTGCTGAAGGTGGCCGTGGGCCGCCTGCACGTCCTGTCCTACGACGACGTGAGCAACCACCCCCGGATCGAGACGGTTGGATCGGTGAGCGGTGTCCATGCACTTGCTTCTTGA
- a CDS encoding response regulator, giving the protein MARVLVVEDDPDIRQLVELRLRGLGHRVVSAASGPEALTVIAERGTPEVVVLDVAMPGMTGLELLHNLRAQPEHAELPAIFLSARVRPEDIAAGEALGATYLTKPFVVSALAAAIDKALAGAGQAAAGW; this is encoded by the coding sequence ATGGCTCGAGTGCTGGTCGTCGAGGACGACCCCGACATCCGCCAGCTCGTCGAGCTGCGGCTGCGGGGGCTGGGCCACCGCGTCGTCTCGGCGGCCTCCGGCCCGGAGGCCCTGACGGTCATCGCCGAGCGCGGCACCCCCGAGGTCGTCGTCCTGGACGTCGCCATGCCCGGGATGACCGGCCTGGAGCTGCTGCACAACCTGCGCGCCCAGCCCGAGCACGCCGAGCTGCCCGCCATCTTCCTGTCCGCGCGGGTGCGCCCCGAGGACATCGCCGCCGGGGAGGCGCTGGGGGCGACCTACCTGACCAAGCCGTTCGTCGTCAGCGCGCTGGCCGCCGCCATCGACAAGGCCCTCGCCGGGGCCGGGCAGGCCGCCGCCGGCTGGTGA
- the csrA gene encoding carbon storage regulator CsrA, which produces MLVLTRKAGESVVIGDEVVVRVLEVRGDVVRVGIDAPRDVQVHRQEVYEAVREANIAAATASEEAISALQGIVRRAGAPQ; this is translated from the coding sequence ATGCTGGTCCTGACCCGCAAGGCCGGGGAGTCCGTCGTCATCGGCGACGAGGTCGTCGTGCGTGTGCTCGAGGTCCGCGGTGACGTCGTCCGGGTCGGCATCGACGCCCCGCGGGACGTCCAGGTGCACCGCCAGGAGGTCTACGAGGCCGTGCGCGAGGCGAACATCGCCGCCGCCACCGCCTCCGAGGAGGCCATCTCCGCCCTGCAGGGCATCGTGCGCCGCGCCGGCGCCCCCCAGTGA
- a CDS encoding PilZ domain-containing protein has translation MSRRATAGAPPHRSGPAHWPGLNDRVWVEVQIPDAFGGETVRVPTRVEDASEGGLVVAAPSFRGDLHVVAPGLAVSVLWAGQRGQSRQDFLIAEVTRRRVPAWDLAPCGEVVVEQRRRFARVPATGRAHVSPVAGDPLQDEAGAADAEVEAVVAAHLVDLSEGGAALSVPVSSWVRLGRLARLSFDLEGQPVDQAGQVVRCVSALDPDRLEAVVAFSEPVPAADRLRRYVMQTQIRQRRGGDR, from the coding sequence ATGTCCAGACGCGCCACCGCGGGCGCACCGCCGCACCGCTCGGGTCCGGCCCACTGGCCCGGTCTGAACGACCGGGTCTGGGTCGAGGTCCAGATACCCGACGCGTTCGGCGGTGAGACCGTCCGCGTCCCCACCCGCGTGGAGGACGCCTCCGAGGGCGGCCTCGTCGTGGCGGCCCCCAGCTTCCGCGGGGACCTGCACGTCGTGGCCCCCGGGCTGGCGGTCTCGGTGCTCTGGGCCGGTCAGCGCGGGCAGAGCCGTCAGGACTTCCTGATCGCCGAGGTCACCCGCCGCCGCGTCCCGGCCTGGGACCTCGCCCCGTGCGGCGAGGTCGTGGTCGAGCAGCGCCGCCGCTTCGCCCGGGTCCCGGCCACGGGGCGGGCGCACGTCTCGCCCGTCGCCGGCGACCCCCTCCAGGACGAGGCCGGTGCTGCCGATGCCGAGGTGGAGGCCGTCGTGGCCGCCCACCTGGTGGACCTGTCCGAGGGTGGGGCGGCGCTGTCGGTCCCGGTCAGCAGCTGGGTGCGCCTGGGCCGCCTGGCCCGGCTCTCCTTCGACCTGGAGGGCCAGCCCGTCGACCAGGCCGGTCAGGTCGTGCGGTGCGTCAGCGCCCTCGACCCCGACCGCCTCGAGGCCGTCGTCGCGTTCAGCGAACCGGTCCCGGCCGCGGACCGCCTGCGGCGCTACGTCATGCAGACCCAGATCCGGCAACGCCGTGGAGGAGACCGATGA
- a CDS encoding sensor histidine kinase — MTTVPTSPAPAPVPAGGPRPLPPHREAQRVAALRGYGLLDRPGDPELDAVVRIAASLAGVPTATVNLIDAHRQCQLSAVGFRGAASDRLESLCARNLGDPDVVVVPDARADARYRDSAWVDGRLADVVFYASAPLVSPEGHHLGSLCVFDTVRHDLTGEQVQRLRDLAGVVVALLERHRRHREQAVLAAEVEEQRELAQLTLAELERREEFTLALLDSVDVAVVACDATGRLTVFNPTARRLHGLVHGPDGSSGAAHRLLAVDGTPLADGEVPLRRALAGEAVRGVEVLIAPRDGDPVRVVCTGRALHDAAGTVIGAVVAMQDVTADRAHVEALERAGEQLRRSNDELANLAAVASHDLAAPLTAVVGYLELLLDVHTTTLGPEGAQWAGTALRAAQRMQGLIEAVLEHARADSTGLVLQPVAVRDVLSHVVEDLGTAAAPSRITYAERGAGPGGAPAHVRADPVLLRQLLQNLVGNAVRYRDPARASHVEVAVRDLPTGGWELTVADNGRGIPAAQREQVFAMFAVAGTGGEGTGAQRRPGHGIGLATCQRIVERHGGRIAAEPTPGGGATLRATFPAVGQTGDRAGVQPGAGAVGGTTAPLRSA, encoded by the coding sequence ATGACCACCGTCCCCACGTCCCCCGCCCCCGCACCCGTGCCCGCCGGCGGCCCCCGGCCGCTGCCCCCGCACCGGGAGGCCCAGCGGGTCGCCGCGCTGCGCGGCTACGGCCTGCTCGACCGCCCCGGCGACCCCGAGCTCGACGCCGTGGTCCGCATCGCCGCCTCCCTCGCCGGGGTGCCCACCGCGACCGTCAACCTCATCGACGCCCACCGCCAGTGCCAGCTGTCGGCCGTCGGCTTCCGCGGCGCCGCCTCGGACCGCCTGGAGTCGCTGTGCGCCCGCAACCTCGGCGACCCCGACGTCGTCGTCGTCCCCGACGCCCGCGCCGACGCCCGCTACCGCGACTCCGCCTGGGTCGACGGCCGCCTCGCCGACGTCGTCTTCTACGCCTCCGCGCCCCTGGTCAGCCCCGAGGGGCACCACCTGGGCAGCCTGTGCGTCTTCGACACCGTCCGCCACGACCTGACCGGTGAGCAGGTCCAGCGGCTGCGCGACCTCGCCGGCGTCGTCGTGGCCCTGCTCGAGCGCCACCGGCGCCACCGCGAGCAGGCCGTCCTGGCCGCCGAGGTCGAGGAGCAGCGCGAGCTGGCCCAGCTGACCCTGGCCGAGCTGGAGCGCCGCGAGGAGTTCACCCTCGCCCTACTGGACTCCGTCGACGTCGCCGTCGTGGCGTGCGACGCCACGGGCCGGCTCACCGTCTTCAACCCCACCGCCCGCCGCCTGCACGGCCTCGTCCACGGCCCCGACGGCTCCTCCGGCGCCGCGCACCGGCTCCTGGCCGTCGACGGCACCCCGCTGGCCGACGGCGAGGTCCCCCTGCGCCGCGCCCTGGCCGGGGAGGCCGTGCGCGGCGTGGAGGTGCTCATCGCCCCCCGCGACGGCGACCCCGTGCGGGTGGTCTGCACCGGCCGCGCGCTGCACGACGCGGCCGGCACCGTCATCGGCGCCGTCGTGGCCATGCAGGACGTCACCGCCGACCGGGCCCACGTCGAGGCCCTCGAACGGGCCGGGGAGCAGCTGCGGCGCTCCAACGACGAGCTGGCCAACCTCGCCGCCGTCGCCAGCCACGACCTGGCCGCCCCCCTGACCGCCGTCGTCGGCTACCTCGAGCTCCTGCTGGACGTCCACACCACCACCCTGGGCCCCGAGGGCGCGCAGTGGGCCGGCACCGCCCTGCGCGCCGCGCAGCGCATGCAGGGGCTCATCGAGGCCGTCCTGGAGCACGCGCGCGCCGACTCCACCGGCCTGGTCCTGCAGCCCGTCGCGGTCCGCGACGTCCTGTCCCACGTCGTGGAGGACCTCGGCACCGCGGCCGCGCCCTCGCGCATCACCTACGCCGAGCGCGGCGCCGGTCCCGGCGGCGCGCCCGCCCACGTGCGGGCCGACCCGGTCCTGCTGCGCCAGCTGCTGCAGAACCTCGTCGGCAACGCCGTGCGCTACCGCGACCCCGCGCGCGCCAGCCACGTCGAGGTCGCCGTGCGGGACCTGCCCACCGGCGGCTGGGAGCTGACCGTGGCCGACAACGGCCGCGGCATCCCCGCCGCCCAGCGCGAGCAGGTCTTCGCCATGTTCGCCGTCGCCGGCACCGGCGGGGAGGGCACCGGCGCCCAGCGCCGCCCCGGGCACGGCATCGGGCTGGCCACCTGCCAGCGCATCGTCGAGCGCCACGGCGGGCGCATCGCCGCCGAGCCGACCCCCGGCGGCGGCGCGACGCTGCGCGCCACCTTCCCCGCCGTCGGCCAGACTGGGGACCGGGCCGGCGTCCAGCCCGGGGCCGGTGCGGTGGGCGGGACCACCGCGCCGCTCAGGTCGGCCTGA
- a CDS encoding diguanylate cyclase domain-containing protein, with protein MASALEQSGVALVLLDETGRVAHVTAGFARTVGRDPGELVGEDRLSWWLGPTLGPAGADDPGPDRSAAPPAHRALLSTAVPAGSAVLDAVRAGDVEVDVDVGRADGQLLVAHVDARATTDGGAVLLVRDVTAARAQAQTLRTMLGRQQAVIAASPDTIYRINLGAGLVEWTNTGGASLMGLPSADRSLPLAVVHPDDAPGVERAVRSLRTAGPGEVVECTYRVVGDYGDERWVHTRSTVSDRGAAGQPVRAVGIAQDLTETITTMDALAGSERRFHEIFARGPVGMLLFGLEGWIHEVNEALCTFLERDASELVGAPAAELVDPPADPCGDGGGDEPAEAPTAQALAALLEGTAEVVHRERRYDLPSGRTAWAQVSLSLTSSSTGEPAFLAFVEDITARRNEAERLERAALHDPLTGLPNRAKAEEQLRTAVGRTQRRGGGCAVLFVDLDHFKDVNDTLGHAAGDELLRDVADRLSGLVRTGDLAARLGGDEFVLVCQDVADAKALAAIADRVCERITIPVDLGSRTVTVTASVGAARTDGGLSPEELLAAADRAMYRAKAAGRSCWRAD; from the coding sequence GTGGCCTCCGCCCTCGAGCAGTCCGGCGTCGCCCTCGTCCTGCTGGACGAGACCGGGCGCGTCGCGCACGTCACCGCCGGTTTCGCCCGCACCGTCGGCCGCGACCCCGGCGAGCTCGTCGGCGAGGACCGCCTGTCCTGGTGGCTGGGGCCGACCCTGGGCCCGGCCGGCGCGGACGACCCCGGCCCGGACCGGTCCGCGGCGCCGCCGGCCCACCGCGCCCTCCTGTCCACCGCCGTGCCCGCGGGCTCGGCCGTCCTGGACGCGGTGCGCGCCGGGGACGTCGAGGTCGACGTCGACGTCGGCCGCGCCGACGGCCAGCTGCTGGTCGCGCACGTGGACGCGCGGGCCACCACCGACGGGGGAGCGGTCCTGCTCGTCCGCGACGTCACCGCCGCCCGCGCCCAGGCGCAGACCCTGCGCACCATGCTGGGCCGTCAGCAGGCCGTCATCGCCGCCAGCCCCGACACGATCTACCGCATCAACCTCGGCGCGGGCCTGGTGGAGTGGACCAACACCGGCGGGGCCTCCCTCATGGGGCTGCCCTCGGCCGACCGCAGCCTGCCGCTGGCCGTCGTCCACCCCGACGACGCCCCCGGCGTCGAGCGGGCCGTCCGCTCGCTGCGGACCGCGGGCCCCGGCGAGGTCGTCGAGTGCACCTACCGCGTCGTGGGCGACTACGGCGACGAGCGCTGGGTGCACACCCGTTCCACCGTCTCCGACCGCGGCGCCGCCGGGCAGCCCGTGCGGGCCGTGGGCATCGCCCAGGACCTCACCGAGACCATCACGACGATGGACGCCCTGGCCGGTTCCGAGCGGCGCTTCCACGAGATCTTCGCCCGCGGCCCCGTCGGCATGCTGCTGTTCGGGCTCGAGGGCTGGATCCACGAGGTCAACGAGGCCCTGTGCACCTTCCTCGAGCGCGACGCGTCCGAGCTGGTCGGGGCCCCGGCCGCCGAGCTCGTGGACCCGCCCGCCGACCCCTGCGGGGACGGCGGCGGGGACGAGCCCGCCGAGGCCCCCACCGCGCAGGCGCTGGCGGCGCTGCTGGAGGGCACCGCGGAGGTCGTGCACCGGGAGCGGCGCTACGACCTGCCCAGCGGGCGGACGGCGTGGGCGCAGGTCTCGCTGTCGCTGACGTCCTCCAGCACGGGCGAACCGGCCTTCCTCGCCTTCGTCGAGGACATCACCGCCCGCCGGAACGAGGCCGAGCGGCTCGAGCGCGCCGCGCTGCACGACCCGCTGACGGGGCTGCCGAACCGGGCCAAGGCCGAGGAGCAGCTGCGCACCGCCGTCGGGCGCACGCAGCGGCGCGGGGGCGGGTGCGCGGTGCTGTTCGTCGACCTCGACCACTTCAAGGACGTCAACGACACCCTCGGGCACGCCGCCGGGGACGAGCTGCTGCGCGACGTGGCCGACCGGCTCAGCGGGCTGGTGCGCACCGGGGACCTGGCCGCGCGCCTGGGCGGTGACGAGTTCGTGCTGGTGTGCCAGGACGTCGCCGACGCCAAGGCGCTGGCGGCCATCGCCGACCGCGTCTGCGAGCGGATCACCATCCCCGTCGACCTGGGCTCGCGCACGGTGACCGTCACCGCCAGCGTCGGCGCCGCCCGCACCGACGGCGGCCTGAGCCCCGAGGAGTTGCTGGCCGCCGCCGACCGGGCGATGTACCGGGCCAAGGCCGCCGGGCGCTCCTGCTGGCGCGCCGACTGA
- a CDS encoding NAD-dependent epimerase/dehydratase family protein, producing the protein MKVLVTGASGMLGRETARALAARGDGVRLLQRRPAGLDGFEEVLGSVTDPDACARAVAGVEAVVHLAAKVSVTGPHPEYVATNVDGTANLLAAARAAGVQRFVMVSSPSVAHAGSALIGVGTTPADPAAAHGSYARTKAQAELLALAADSPGFAVCAVRPHIVLGPGDTQLVQRIADRARAGRLPLLDDGTALIDTTYVDNAVDALVAALDRCADEGVHGEAFVVTNGEPRTVAEVFARICAAAGVPAPTRRVPSAVAKVAGSVVERVWTRLALPDEPPMTRFLAEQLSTAHWFDTTRTRQRLGWSPRVPLDEGFDRLAGGFAAR; encoded by the coding sequence GTGAAGGTCCTGGTGACGGGGGCCAGCGGGATGCTGGGCCGGGAGACCGCGCGGGCGCTGGCCGCCCGCGGTGACGGGGTGCGCCTGCTGCAGCGCCGCCCGGCTGGTCTGGACGGCTTCGAGGAGGTCCTGGGCTCGGTGACGGACCCGGACGCGTGCGCGCGCGCCGTGGCCGGGGTCGAGGCCGTGGTGCACCTGGCGGCGAAGGTGTCGGTGACCGGCCCCCACCCGGAGTACGTGGCCACCAACGTCGACGGCACCGCCAACCTCCTGGCGGCCGCCCGGGCCGCGGGCGTGCAGCGGTTCGTCATGGTCTCCTCCCCCTCGGTGGCGCACGCGGGCTCGGCGCTGATCGGGGTGGGCACGACGCCGGCGGACCCGGCCGCGGCGCACGGGTCGTACGCGCGGACGAAGGCGCAGGCCGAGCTGCTGGCGCTGGCCGCCGACTCCCCCGGCTTCGCGGTCTGCGCGGTCCGCCCGCACATCGTGCTGGGGCCCGGGGACACCCAGCTGGTGCAGCGCATCGCCGACCGGGCCCGCGCGGGGCGGCTGCCGCTGCTGGACGACGGGACCGCGCTGATCGACACGACGTACGTCGACAACGCGGTGGACGCGCTCGTGGCGGCGCTGGACCGCTGCGCGGACGAGGGCGTGCACGGCGAGGCGTTCGTGGTGACCAACGGCGAGCCGCGCACGGTGGCGGAGGTCTTCGCCCGCATCTGCGCCGCCGCGGGCGTGCCCGCGCCGACGCGCCGGGTCCCCTCGGCGGTGGCCAAGGTCGCCGGCAGCGTCGTGGAGCGGGTCTGGACGCGGCTGGCGCTCCCGGACGAGCCGCCCATGACGCGGTTCCTGGCCGAGCAGCTGTCCACCGCGCACTGGTTCGACACCACCCGCACCCGGCAGCGGCTGGGCTGGTCGCCGCGGGTGCCGCTGGACGAGGGCTTCGACCGCCTCGCCGGAGGGTTCGCGGCCCGTTAG
- a CDS encoding esterase, with amino-acid sequence MTEPTDTAARGRRLHTTLGALGAQDVGLVLPHEHLLVDFRPAGSPGFARADPAVFASVVDPLLAGAAAAGVTALVECTPPGLGRRVDLVLDASRRTGLPVVVATGVYREPWVPDWVYGASDDELEAWMHRELTEGVEGSGVLAGFIKISAAEDGIRPVEERVVRAAARAAARTGALVGSHTTDGRVVLGQIDLAVAEGLAPDRFLSIHTQTITDPGLRQAIVDRGAWIEFDDVGQGGRDGDARTLELVLDSLAAGQTGRVLLSHDAGWFDPALPGGGTPRPFTDLTGSFLPALRAAGVGAGVLDELCVRNPFRAFAR; translated from the coding sequence GTGACCGAGCCGACCGACACCGCCGCGCGGGGACGACGCCTGCACACGACGCTCGGCGCCCTCGGCGCGCAGGACGTGGGCCTCGTCCTGCCGCACGAGCACCTCCTCGTCGACTTCCGGCCCGCCGGCTCCCCCGGCTTCGCCCGGGCCGACCCGGCCGTGTTCGCCTCCGTCGTGGACCCGCTGCTGGCCGGGGCCGCCGCGGCCGGGGTCACCGCGCTCGTCGAGTGCACGCCCCCCGGCCTCGGGCGGCGCGTCGACCTCGTCCTCGACGCCAGCCGCCGCACGGGCCTGCCCGTGGTGGTCGCGACCGGGGTCTACCGGGAACCGTGGGTGCCGGACTGGGTGTACGGCGCGAGCGACGACGAGCTCGAGGCGTGGATGCACCGGGAGCTGACCGAGGGCGTCGAGGGCTCCGGCGTCCTGGCGGGGTTCATCAAGATCTCGGCGGCCGAGGACGGCATCCGGCCGGTCGAGGAGCGCGTCGTGCGCGCGGCGGCCCGGGCCGCGGCGCGCACCGGGGCGCTGGTGGGGTCCCACACCACGGACGGGCGCGTGGTGCTGGGGCAGATCGACCTCGCCGTGGCCGAGGGCCTGGCCCCGGACCGCTTCCTGTCGATCCACACGCAGACCATCACCGACCCGGGTCTGCGGCAGGCGATCGTCGACCGCGGTGCGTGGATCGAGTTCGACGACGTCGGGCAGGGCGGTCGGGACGGGGACGCCCGGACGCTGGAGCTGGTGCTCGACAGCCTCGCGGCGGGGCAGACCGGCCGGGTCCTGCTGTCCCACGACGCGGGCTGGTTCGACCCGGCCCTGCCCGGTGGCGGCACCCCGCGGCCGTTCACGGACCTGACCGGCTCGTTCCTGCCGGCGCTGCGGGCCGCGGGGGTCGGGGCCGGGGTCCTCGACGAGCTCTGCGTCCGCAACCCGTTCCGCGCCTTCGCGCGGTGA